Proteins encoded together in one Dioscorea cayenensis subsp. rotundata cultivar TDr96_F1 unplaced genomic scaffold, TDr96_F1_v2_PseudoChromosome.rev07_lg8_w22 25.fasta BLBR01001198.1, whole genome shotgun sequence window:
- the LOC120255802 gene encoding autophagy-related protein 18b isoform X1, giving the protein MGSRIWESNEEGAKMATSHPQASPILCASFNQDNSYFSIGTRDGFKVFHASTGRLCYEKSLGAFSIVEMLFSSSLLAIVGAGEQPSLSPRRLCLFNKVTGAPFRELNFLTSILAIRVNRKRLIVLLQDKTYIYDLNSLAILDTIDTVPNAKGLCAFAPGSEGSYLALPASTERGSVLIYNTIELSSLCQIDAHRSAITAIAFCSSGMFLATASEQGTIIRVHLVSQATKSYSFRRGTYPSTIYSLSFQPSVDIPDILVATSSSGSLHVFFLGSVINERSRKPSTLLGSMIPDSFNDAFESGQHHVIHNVVPVGVKSHAVIYSLDNVENTSTTPAIRACIYIINHNGYFHECTFNVRKSNDTSWSIEREHNLLDAIADNP; this is encoded by the exons ATGGGAAGCCGCATCTGGGAAAGCAACGAAGAGGGGGCGAAGATGGCGACAAGCCATCCCCAGGCCTCGCCCATCCTCTGCGCCTCCTTCAACCAAGACAACAG TTACTTCTCGATCGGAACTAGGGATGGGTTCAAGGTATTCCATGCGAGTACCGGCAGGTTATGCTATGAGAAAT CTCTTGGGGCATTTAGCATTGTGGAGATGCTATTTAGTTCTAGTCTTCTAGCTATTGTTGGAGCTGGGGAGCAG CCTTCATTATCCCCTCGTCGACTATGTCTCTTCAATAAAGTTACTGGAGCACCATTTAGGGAACTAAATTTCTTGACGTCAATTCTTGCTATACGTGTTAATAGAAAAAG GCTTATTGTCCTATTGCAGGATAAGACATACATATATGACTTGAACAGCTTAGCTATTTTGGACACCATAGATACTGTGCCCAATGCTAAAG GACTTTGTGCATTTGCTCCTGGTTCAGAAGGTAGCTATTTGGCCCTTCCAGCTAGTACAGAGAGAGGATCTGTATTGATATACAACACGATCGAGCTCTCTTCTCTGTGTCAG ATAGATGCACACCGTTCAGCAATAACCGCAATTGCCTTCTGTTCAAGTGGTATGTTTTTGGCCACAGCTTCTGAACAAGGAACAATTATCAGAGTACATTTAGTTTCACAAGCAACCAAG TCATATAGTTTTAGAAGAGGTACATATCCATCAACGATATATTCACTATCATTTCAGCCATCAGTGGATATTCCTGATATTCTTGTTGCTACGAGCTCATCAGGATCTTTACATGTCTTTTTCCTTGGATCTGTGATAAATGAAAG aAGCAGGAAGCCCAGTACGCTACTTGGATCAATGATCCCTGACTCCTTTAACGATGCCTTTGAATCTGGCCAGCACCATGTTATTCACAATGTCGTACCAGTTGGAGTTAAGAG TCATGCAGTGATCTACAGCTTGGATAATGTCGAAAACACATCCACTACTCCTGCCATCAG GGCATGTATTTATATCATCAACCATAACGGGTACTTCCACGAGTGCACTTTTAATGTCAGAAAGTCAAACGATACTTCCTGGAGCATCGAGCGTGAACATAATTTACTGGATGCAATTGCAGATAACCCATGA
- the LOC120255799 gene encoding UDP-glucuronate 4-epimerase 1, producing the protein MEKKMRDLEDELFPSTPGKVKIERAHAMNRQFHRCFASTSTMFLWALFLIALTASYLSFQSFVDTSSKYFTASWGGLHWERQVRASALPRRSNGISVLVTGAAGFVGSHVSIALHKRGDGVLGLDNFNSYYDPSLKKARKTLLASHGIFVVEGDVNDARLLAKLFDIVPFSHVMHLAAQAGVRYAIENPNSYVHSNIAGLVTLLEACKAADPQPAIVWASSSSVYGLNEKVPFSESDTTDRPASLYAATKKAGEEITHTYNHIYGLSITGLRFFTVYGPWGRPDMAYFSFTRNILQGKPITIYRGKDRVDLARDFTFIDDIVKGCIASLDTAEKSTGSGGKKRGQAQYRIYNLGNTSPVTVPTLVSLLERHLKMKAKKNMVEMPGNGDVPFTHANISLARRELGYKPSTNLEAGLKKFVKWYLSYYGYGRSNAGKNL; encoded by the coding sequence atggagaagaagatgagagaCCTGGAAGATGAGCTGTTCCCGTCGACGCCGGGGAAGGTGAAGATCGAGCGAGCGCATGCCATGAATCGCCAGTTCCACCGCTGCTTCGCCTCCACGAGCACCATGTTCCTATGGGCGCTTTTCCTCATCGCCCTCACAGCCTCCTACCTCTCCTTCCAATCATTCGTCGATACTTCATCCAAGTACTTCACCGCATCCTGGGGCGGCCTCCATTGGGAGCGTCAAGTCCGTGCTTCTGCCCTCCCTCGCCGCTCCAATGGCATCTCCGTCCTCGTCACCGGCGCTGCCGGCTTCGTTGGATCGCATGTCTCCATCGCCCTTCACAAACGCGGTGACGGCGTGCTTGGCCTTGATAACTTCAATTCCTACTATGATCCGTCTCTGAAGAAAGCCCGCAAGACCTTGCTCGCCTCTCATGGCATCTTCGTCGTCGAGGGGGATGTCAATGATGCGAGACTCCTTGCCAAGCTCTTCGACATCGTGCCCTTCTCTCACGTGATGCATCTCGCCGCGCAAGCCGGAGTTCGGTACGCGATCGAGAACCCTAACTCGTACGTGCACAGCAACATCGCGGGTCTCGTCACGCTCCTGGAGGCCTGCAAGGCGGCGGATCCCCAGCCGGCGATCGTCtgggcatcatcatcatccgtCTACGGCCTCAACGAGAAGGTCCCCTTCTCAGAGTCCGACACCACCGATCGCCCCGCCTCTCTCTACGCCGCCACAAAGAAAGCCGGCGAGGAGATAACCCACACCTACAACCACATCTACGGTCTCTCCATCACCGGCCTCCGCTTCTTCACCGTCTACGGTCCATGGGGGCGGCCGGACATGGCCTATTTCTCCTTCACCCGCAACATTCTTCAGGGCAAGCCGATCACCATCTACCGCGGCAAAGATCGTGTGGATCTCGCCCGCGATTTCACCTTCATCGACGACATCGTTAAGGGTTGTATCGCATCTCTCGACACCGCCGAGAAAAGCACCGGCAGCGGCGGCAAGAAGCGTGGTCAGGCTCAATACCGGATCTACAACCTGGGCAACACCTCGCCGGTGACGGTCCCAACTCTGGTATCCCTTCTAGAGCGGCATCTGAAGATGAAGGCGAAGAAGAACATGGTGGAGATGCCCGGCAATGGCGACGTCCCCTTCACCCACGCCAACATCAGCCTCGCCAGACGTGAGCTTGGTTACAAGCCTAGCACGAATCTTGAGGCAGGCCTTAAGAAGTTCGTCAAATGGTACCTATCTTACTACGGCTATGGCCGGTCCAACGCCGGCAAaaacttgtaa
- the LOC120255801 gene encoding 5'-nucleotidase domain-containing protein DDB_G0275467: protein MAAIQRRLLFIVSPCSRALKSSLSVSSFIFGSREDLWILGLGMGPFHRSFSTNVMAESGAVDQLRSADVDDKVEMIRRQFEEAKRSFLDIPAALKEMPKMNPEGIYVNKNLKLGDIQVYGFDYDYTLAHYSKNVQSLIYDIAKEYLVNELKYPESCLRFQYDSSFPIRGLSYDRLKGCLLKLDFFGSIEPDGCFFGRHKLSMKKIKEIYGTRHIGRDQAGGLVGLMDLFCFSEACLIADIVQHFVDDQLNFDASNVYQDVNRAIQHVHQSGLVHKKILSDPQKYFMKNGQMLHFLKMLKEKGKKLFLLTNSPFNFVDGGMRFMLQDYGDIRDSWRDLFDVVIARANKPCFYTSEHPFRCYDIQKDTLAFTAVDKFLPDQVYYHGCLKSFLQITKWNGPEVIYFGDHLFSDLRGPSKAGWRTAAIIHELESEIRIQNDENYRFQQAKFHIIQELLGKFHAIVSKCQRGEAHQTLLDELNKERQDARAAMRSMFNSSFGATFLTDTGQESAFSYHIQQYADVYTSKPGNFLLYPPEAWLHVPFDIKIMPHHVKVPSSLLKTREHSQAHCQVSSG, encoded by the exons ATGGCGGCAATCCAAAGACGGCTCCTCTTCATTGTCTCTCCTTGCAGTCGTGCTCTT AAATCCTCACTCTCGGTGAGCTCTTTTATCTTTGGAAGTCGAGAAG ATTTGTGGATTTTAGGGCTGGGAATGGGACCATTTCATCGAAGTTTTAGCACGAATGTTATGGCAGAATCGGGAGCTGTTGATCAGCTACGTAGTGCTGATGTTGATGATAAGGTTGAGATGATCCGGAGGCAGTTCGAGGAGGCCAAGCGGAGCTTTCTTGACATCCCGGCGGCATTGAAGGAGATGCCTAAGATGAACCCAGAAG gtatatatgttaataaaaatcttaaactGGGGGATATACAAGTATATGGTTTTGATTACGACTATACATTGGCACACTATTCTAAGAACGTGCAGAGTTTGATTTACGATATTGCGAAAGAGTATCTTGTGAATGAG CTTAAGTATCCTGAGAGTTGCTTGAGGTTTCAGTATGATTCGAGCTTTCCCATTAGAGGGCTCTCTTATGACAGATTGAAAGGGTGCCTTCTGAAGCTCGACTTTTTTGGGTCCATTGAGCCAGATGGGTGCTTCTTTGGGCGTCACAAG CTAAGcatgaagaaaatcaaagagATATATGGTACAAGACACATTGGTCGAGATCAGGCAGGGGGGCTTGTTGGTTTGATGGATTTATTTTGCTTTAGTGAG GCATGCCTTATTGCAGATATTGTGCAGCACTTTGTAGATGATCAGTTGAACTTTGATGCTTCTAACGTATATCAAGATGTAAACCGAGCAATTCAGCATGTCCATCAAAGTGGTTTAGTCCATAAGAAAATTCTCTCTGATCCTCAAAAATACTTTATGAAAAAT GGCCAAATGCTGCATTTTCTGAAGATGTTGAAGGAGAAAGGGAAAAAGCTTTTCCTGTTAACTAACTCCCCATTTAATTTTGTGGATGGGGGGATGAGATTCATGCTTCag GACTATGGTGATATTCGAGACTCTTGGAGGGACCTTTTTGATGTTGTAATTGCTCGGGCTAATAAGCCATGTTTCTACACTTCTGAGCACCCATTCAG GTGTTATGACATTCAAAAGGACACTTTGGCTTTTACGGCAGTGGATAAGTTTCTCCCAGATCAAGTGTATTACCATGGTTGTCTCAAGTCATTTTTACAGATTACGAAGTGGAACGGTCCTGAG GTGATATATTTTGGTGACCATTTGTTCAGTGACTTGAGGGGTCCGTCAAAAGCTGGTTGGCGAACTGCTGCCATAATTCATGAACTTGAG AGTGAAATACGTATACAGAATGACGAGAACTACCGATTTCAGCAG GCAAAGTTTCACATAATACAGGAATTACTTGGGAAATTCCACGCCATAGTGTCCAAGTGTCAAAGAGGAGAAGCTCATCAAACATTATTAGATGAACTGAATAAAGAAAGACAAGATGCACGTGCTGCAATGAGGAGCATGTTCAATAGCTCCTTCGGTGCCACCTTCCTCACAGACACCGGGCAGGAATCAGCATTTTCATATCATATTCAACAGTACGCCGATGTCTACACCAGTAAGCCGGGCAACTTCTTGCTGTACCCACCTGAGGCATGGCTTCATGTGCCTTTTGATATTAAAATCATGCCACATCATGTGAAG GTTCCTTCAAGTCTTCTTAAAACACGAGAACATAGCCAAGCACACTGTCAAGTATCGTCTGGTTGA
- the LOC120255802 gene encoding autophagy-related protein 18b isoform X2, protein MGSRIWESNEEGAKMATSHPQASPILCASFNQDNSYFSIGTRDGFKVFHASTGRLCYEKSLGAFSIVEMLFSSSLLAIVGAGEQPSLSPRRLCLFNKVTGAPFRELNFLTSILAIRVNRKRLIVLLQDKTYIYDLNSLAILDTIDTVPNAKGLCAFAPGSEGSYLALPASTERGSVLIYNTIELSSLCQIDAHRSAITAIAFCSSGMFLATASEQGTIIRVHLVSQATKSYSFRRGSLHVFFLGSVINERSRKPSTLLGSMIPDSFNDAFESGQHHVIHNVVPVGVKSHAVIYSLDNVENTSTTPAIRACIYIINHNGYFHECTFNVRKSNDTSWSIEREHNLLDAIADNP, encoded by the exons ATGGGAAGCCGCATCTGGGAAAGCAACGAAGAGGGGGCGAAGATGGCGACAAGCCATCCCCAGGCCTCGCCCATCCTCTGCGCCTCCTTCAACCAAGACAACAG TTACTTCTCGATCGGAACTAGGGATGGGTTCAAGGTATTCCATGCGAGTACCGGCAGGTTATGCTATGAGAAAT CTCTTGGGGCATTTAGCATTGTGGAGATGCTATTTAGTTCTAGTCTTCTAGCTATTGTTGGAGCTGGGGAGCAG CCTTCATTATCCCCTCGTCGACTATGTCTCTTCAATAAAGTTACTGGAGCACCATTTAGGGAACTAAATTTCTTGACGTCAATTCTTGCTATACGTGTTAATAGAAAAAG GCTTATTGTCCTATTGCAGGATAAGACATACATATATGACTTGAACAGCTTAGCTATTTTGGACACCATAGATACTGTGCCCAATGCTAAAG GACTTTGTGCATTTGCTCCTGGTTCAGAAGGTAGCTATTTGGCCCTTCCAGCTAGTACAGAGAGAGGATCTGTATTGATATACAACACGATCGAGCTCTCTTCTCTGTGTCAG ATAGATGCACACCGTTCAGCAATAACCGCAATTGCCTTCTGTTCAAGTGGTATGTTTTTGGCCACAGCTTCTGAACAAGGAACAATTATCAGAGTACATTTAGTTTCACAAGCAACCAAG TCATATAGTTTTAGAAGAG GATCTTTACATGTCTTTTTCCTTGGATCTGTGATAAATGAAAG aAGCAGGAAGCCCAGTACGCTACTTGGATCAATGATCCCTGACTCCTTTAACGATGCCTTTGAATCTGGCCAGCACCATGTTATTCACAATGTCGTACCAGTTGGAGTTAAGAG TCATGCAGTGATCTACAGCTTGGATAATGTCGAAAACACATCCACTACTCCTGCCATCAG GGCATGTATTTATATCATCAACCATAACGGGTACTTCCACGAGTGCACTTTTAATGTCAGAAAGTCAAACGATACTTCCTGGAGCATCGAGCGTGAACATAATTTACTGGATGCAATTGCAGATAACCCATGA
- the LOC120255800 gene encoding probable LRR receptor-like serine/threonine-protein kinase At2g23950 has translation MTSSNLCLLLFFLFSATFSLSFEPLNTEVEALMSIKSSLNDPHGVLNNWDGDSVDPCSWAMITCSSENLVISLGAPSQNLSGTLSFMIQNLTNLQQILLQNNNISGEIPLELGKLSKLQTLDLSNNGFSGIIPESLGHLTNLRYLRLNNNSFNGPFPVSLSKLQQLSFLDLSYNNISGPVPPLFSARTFNIVGNPLICGRSSETECWRTSGTSSVPSLPSFLESSHRRSETEKVCVSLGVSIGSTSLLLVFGFFLWWWRKKQKHHLILGITEREDDESVAVAAAPLGNLRLFGLRELQAATENFSAKNILGKGGFGDVYRGRLTDGTVVAVKRLRDAAIGSAGEAQFRTEVEMISLAVHRNLLRLIGFCATPSERILVYPFMPNGSIASRLRGKPALDWGRRKRIAIGAARGLVYLHEQCDPKIIHRDVKAANVLLDERCDAVVGDLGLAKLLDHADSHVTTAVRGTVGHIAPEYLATGQSSDKTDVFAFGILLLELLTGRRALDAAAAAKEKDKQRPKGGAMRDWVEKLQQERKLELVVDKDMKDKYDRIEAAEMVQVALLCTQSLPAHRPKMSEVLRMLEGDGFVDKWEATHRPPPPPRRASSFSSSGYHTDSNPFLILDGCTCTCDDSSSRDVDSHSSADGVEEMELSGPR, from the exons ATGACTTCTTCAAACCTTTGTCTTCtactcttcttcctcttctcagCCACCTTCTCCCTCTCATTTGAGCCTCTCAACACTGAAG TGGAGGCCTTGATGTCCATTAAGAGCTCTCTCAATGACCCTCATGGAGTTCTAAACAACTGGGATGGAGACTCTGTGGATCCTTGTAGCTGGGCTATGATCACTTGTTCCTCTGAAAACCTTGTCATTTCTCT aggAGCACCAAGTCAGAACTTATCAGGAACACTCTCTTTCATGATTCAAAACCTCACAAATCTCCAACAAAT TTTATTGCAGAACAACAACATCTCAGGAGAAATCCCTTTAGAGCTTGGCAAGCTTTCTAAGCTTCAAACTCTAGACCTCTCCAACAATGGCTTCTCTGGCATCATTCCTGAATCCTTGGGCCATCTCACAAACCTTAGATATCT GAGATTGAACAACAATAGTTTCAATGGACCATTCCCTGTTTCCTTATCCAAGCTGCAACAGCTTTCATTCCT GGATTTATCTTATAATAACATAAGTGGACCAGTTCCTCCCCTGTTCTCTGCCAGAACATTCAA CATTGTGGGGAATCCATTGATATGTGGGAGAAGCTCAGAAACAGAGTGTTGGAGAACATCTGGGACTTCATCAGTGCCATCTCTGCCATCTTTCTTGGAATCATCACACA GGAGAAGTGAAACAGAGAAAGTATGTGTTAGTTTGGGAGTCAGTATTGGTTCAACTTCTCTATTGCTTGTGTTCGGTTTCTTTCTATGGTGGTGGAGAAAAAAGCAGAAGCATCACCTCATTCTTGGCATCACTG AGAGAGAAGACGATGAGAGCGTGGCGGTGGCGGCGGCGCCGTTGGGGAATCTCCGGCTGTTCGGCTTGCGAGAACTGCAAGCGGCCACGGAGAACTTCAGCGCGAAGAACATCTTGGGCAAAGGAGGGTTCGGAGATGTATATCGGGGCCGGCTCACCGATGGGACGGTGGTGGCGGTGAAGCGGCTGAGGGACGCGGCTATCGGCTCCGCCGGCGAAGCTCAGTTTCGGACGGAAGTTGAGATGATTAGCCTGGCTGTTCACCGGAACCTTCTCCGGCTCATCGGCTTCTGCGCGACGCCGTCGGAGAGGATCCTCGTCTATCCCTTCATGCCCAATGGTAGCATTGCTTCTCGTCTTCGCG GGAAACCAGCGTTGGATTGGGGGAGGAGGAAACGCATTGCGATTGGGGCAGCGCGAGGGTTAGTATACCTTCACGAGCAGTGTGATCCGAAGATCATCCATAGAGACGTGAAGGCGGCGAACGTGCTGCTCGACGAGCGTTGCGACGCCGTTGTCGGCGATCTCGGCTTGGCTAAGCTTCTCGATCATGCCGATTCGCACGTCACCACCGCCGTGCGTGGTACCGTCGGCCACATCGCTCCTGAGTACCTCGCCACCGGCCAGTCTTCGGATAAAACCGATGTCTTTGCTTTCGGCATCCTCCTCCTCGAGCTCCTCACCGGCCGCCGAGCTCTCGACGCCGCCGCCGCCGCTAAGGAGAAGGATAAGCAGCGCCCCAAGGGCGGAGCCATGCGGGATTGG GTAGAGAAGTTGCAGCAAGAGAGAAAGCTAGAGCTTGTGGTGGACAAAGATATGAAAGACAAGTATGACCGAATAGAGGCAGCTGAGATGGTGCAAGTGGCTCTCCTCTGCACACAGAGCCTCCCTGCTCACCGTCCCAAGATGTCGGAAGTCCTACGAATGCTCGAAGGAGACGGCTTTGTCGATAAGTGGGAAGCCACTCATCGTCCACCGCCGCCTCCCCGTCGTgcttcctccttctcctcctccggTTATCATACTGATTCCAATCCATTCCTTATCTTGGATGGGTGTACTTGTACTTGTGATGATTCTAGCAGTAGGGATGTTGATAGTCATTCCTCTGCTGATGGTGTTGAAGAGATGGAGCTTTCTGGTCCTAGGTGA